GCGATCGCCGAAGCGCCGGCTCCACTGATCACGCACCGGATCTCCTCGATCCGCTTGCCTGTGATCTCCAGGCTGTTGAGCACCGCCGCCCCGGTGATGATGGCGGTGCCGTGTTGGTCGTCGTGGAAAACCGGGATATCCAACTCCTCAATGAGCCGCCGTTCGACCTCGAAGCACTCTGGGGCCTTGATGTCCTCCAGGTTGATGCCCCCACACGTCGGGGCCAGCGCGCGCGAGACGGCAATGATCTCCTCCGCGGTCGTGGCATCAATCTCAATGTCAAAGGCGTCTACGTCCGCGAACCGCTTGAACAGCAGCGCCTTCCCTTCCATGACCGGCTTGCTGGCCAGGGGGCCCAGGTTGCCCAGACCCAGAATCGCGGTGCCGTTGCTGATGACGGCGACCAGGTTGCCCCTGTTGGTGTACTTGAACGCGTCGAGCGGATCGGCGTGGATCGCGCGTACCGGCTCGGCCACGCCCGGGGTGTAGGCGAGCGTCAGGTCACGCTGCGTGGCGCAAGGCTTGGTGAGGGTGATCGCTATCTTGCCTGGACGGCCTTGGGAGTGGTATTCGAGTGCTTCCTCGCGGGTGAACTTCACGGATCCCACAGGGATCGCCTCCTTGGGGTATTGGTGCCCGCAGGTTCACACGGGGCACTCATCCAGTCTCACGGTACCAGCCCGCCGCGGCGGCCGCATCGGTTCCAGACCCTAATAGCGATAGGTTCCCGCGGTTCGCCGGCTACCTGGGGGCCTGCAGGTAGGCTCCCAGGCCGTCACGCCGGAGCGACGCAGCTTCTGGAACACCCTCGATGGCCACACCGCGGCCCGGCCTGGCATCACCCAGCAGGCGGGCAAAGAGAACGACTCCGGTCGCGTGCCTGCCGACGCGCGCCTCAATCGGCCACCCGCCGGCGTCGAAGGGCACGAAGAGCCGCCTGGCGCGGGCGGCGCGCTCGTAGACAACATCACGCCCCTCCACAACCAGGGCGGCGCTGGTCCGGCCCCTGATGCGGCCCTGGGCAGGATTCGGGGTCTCCATGAGGACCGCCAGCGCCGGCGTGTGGTCGCCCAGCTCGCGGGTGCTGAGGCCGCGCAGGGTGGCAGGCGATGCCTCCAGCGAGATCTGGATTCCCGCCATCTGCATCTCGAGCAACACCGCCGCGGCCAGCGGCATCGCCCGCTCGTGCGCGACGATGGCATTGATGACCGGGTATTCCGGTGAGGCCTCGTGGAGATCAATGACCAGATCCACCTGCTCCTGCCGGACGAGGGTGGCAATGGCCAAGGCGATCCGCTCGGTGAAGGTGCCGTCGGCCCGCCCGGGGAACGCCCGATTGAGGTTGCGCACCTCGGCGCCCGAGAGACGCTGCCCGGATGAAGCGTGCACATAGACGTCGGGATCAGGCCACTGATCCACAGGGTTGGTGTTGCGCGAGCCGAACCGGAAGGAGCGCGGGCCGCCCGGCGTTGTGATCTCGAAGGTCTGAGGAGTGCCCTCCTGGGGATCGCTGTGCGTGAACCCGCTGCCGTTGGCGCGCGGGACCACGATCAGCCGGCCGGACGTTACGCGCGCCCGCTCCACCAGGAGCACCGCCGTCAGGAGACCGGCGGGCTCGTTGGGATGCGTCCCGCCGAGCACCAGCACGACGCCGCCGGGCCGGATGCCGTCCATGAAGAAAACCTCGGTGTCGGCCGAGGTCCGCGCCAGCGAGGGCTCGTAGGCAGCCAGCGTGCTCTGACGGGTCAGTCCGGACCCAGGGATGATCGGTTCCCTGCGGTGCATGCGCTCAAAAGCGGACGCGGCGGTCCCGGCCAAGACGAGGCTGACGAGCGCCAGTCCCGCCGCCCAGAGGCGCGTCGAGGTCATTTCAGCATCAGCAGCCGCAGCACGAGCGGCACCAACACGATGGCGGCCACCAGTTGCTTCCGGCGGTCGCGCTCACCGAAGAGGTCGAGGGTCACCAGGACCAGCACCAGAAGAACGATCCCGCGATAGATCCAGGTGATCACAGCCCCAGCACCTTGGCCAGCGGGTTGGCCCACACGAGAGCCGCGATCCCCACCGCTGCCACAATGATCGCCGGCACCAGACACCGGCGCAGGACCCCGAAATACCCGGGCAGTCCCACCACCTGCGCTGCGAAGATCCCGGCCAGCGCGGTGGGCGGCATCAAGTCGCCGAGACTGGCAAGGAGCGAGAGCGCGGAGCCAACCACGATTCCGTTGCGACCGAGCAGAGCCAGGAAGAACGGTACGCCCAGCACCGACGCCGACCCAAACGCCGAGACCGCGCCGAAAGCGGGCATTGTCACTGCGATGGCGCCGAACAGCAGCGCCGAAGGCAGCGCCAGGGCGCCGATCACCACGGCCCCCCTTGCGCCGGTTAGCGCCATGATCTGAATGAACATGCCGACGCCCATCAGGATGCCCATCACCGGCAGCGCTTCGTGCACCGCCTCCCGCGCCACCCGAACCGGCTGCACCGGCAGTCCGGTAACCAAGCCGGTCGCCGCGCCCAGCAGGAAGACGAGCGGAAGCCCCAGGTCAGGGATCACCCGCGTGGCCTTGGGGCCGATCATGAAGACCCCCACCACCAGCAGCGGCAGGTAGAGACGCGGGCCGAGCCGCGCGTAGTGCGAAGCGGGGAGACGATCGGCGGGAATCCGTCCAGCGCCTGTCACGTACCGCCGGCCCAGCAGCAACACGAACAGCACCGCCAGCGGCACGGTCAGCACCAACAGCGGAAGCGTGAAGCCGACATACGGCATGTCAACCCCACCGCCGATGATCATCGCCGGGATGTTGACCGGCGGCGCCACCATTCCCAGGAGTGCCCCCATGGCAATGATGGCCGCCGTCCGCTCGGAGGGGATGCCCATCGCGATCAGCACCGGGGCCGCGATCGCGCCCGTGGTAAACACGCAGGCGCTCGACGATCCGGTCATCATGCCTGGGAACATGATGAACAGCATCAGCGCGATTAGCAGAAGCGAGGGGCGGCCGCGGAAGGCGTCGAGGATCTGCCGGCCCAGTGTTTCCAGCAGCCCGTTGCGCTGCAGGACCTTCATGAAGATCATCGCGGAGGCGATCATGATGGTCACGTCCAGGAAGCCGAAGCTGCCCTCGACAAGGTGCCTGATGGGCACGCCTTCGCCACCCAGGAGCGTCCCGGCCACCGCCCCAAGGGCCAGCGAAAGACCCACCGGCCACCGGAAGGCAAGGGCCGCCACGGCGAACACTCCCGCCATGGCGGCCAGAATCAGGGTTGGATGGACGGCCATCCCGCGGCCTTACGCGCCTAGAACCAGAACCCCTTGGCGAAGCCGTCGCGGCGTGGGTCCGCGCCGCCGAACAGGACGCCGTTGGGCGCGACCACGATCCCCTGCGCGCCACCAAAGTAGAGATCCATGGGACCGCGGAGTTGAAGCGGATGGCCCATGGCCGCCAGCGCCGCGCGCACATCCGGCGGGATGCGGCCTTCGACGAACACGTCACGCGTCATGGCGTGAATACGTGGCGCTTCGATCGCGCTCTGGATGTCCATCTTGTAGTCCACGATGTTCATGATGATCAGCGCCAGGGCAGAGATGATGCGCGTGGCCCCGGGCGAGCCCACCGTCATGAACGGCCGTCCTTCCCGCAGCACCAGGGTGGGCGCCATGCTGGAGAGCGGCCGCTTCCCCGGCTGCACCGAGTTGGCGGAGCCAGGGGTGGGCACGAAGTCGTCCATCTCGTTGTTCAGGAGAATCCCGGTGCCGGGCACCATCACGCCGGAGCCGAAGAAGTAGTTGATGGTCTGCGTGAGCGCAACCATGTTGCCCTCGCGGTCCACCACCGAGATGTGCGAGGTGTTGGCCGACTTGCCGAAAGGCTCGGGGTTGCCCGGCGCCACGCTGGGCGAGGCCCGATTCAGGTCTATGGTCCTGCGCAGCACCGCGGCATAGTCCTTCGAGATCAGACCGGCGACCGGAACCGGGACGAAGTCCGGGTCGGCCATGTAGCGCCCACGGTCGGCGAACGAGCGCTTCAGCGCCTCGATCGTCACGTGCAGGGCGGCCGGGGTCTGAAAACCGAGCCCGGCCATGTCATAGCCCTCGAGGATGTTGAGCGCCTGGATGACGTGCGTGCCACCCGAGCTGGGCGGTGGGCTGGAGATGATCTCGAACCCACGGTAGGTCGAGCGCACCGGGACCCGCATCTTCGGGCGGTAGCCGGCTAGGTCGGCCTTCGTGATGATGCCTCCGCCTCGCTTCATCTCGGCCACGATCGCGTCGGCGATCTCCCCCTCGTAGAATACGGAAGGTCCCGCAGAGGCGATCAGTCGGTAGGTGGCCGCCAGGTCGCGCAGCACGAGGCGGCTGCCCGGGTCGTAGGGCAGGCCTCCCTTTGTGTAGATCGCCGCGGCCGCGGGGAACCGATTGAGCTTCTCGAGGTTGTCCTGCATCATCCCGCTCAGCGTCTTCGTGACGGTGTAGCCGCGTTCCGCGAGAAATATGGACGGCGTCATCACCTGCTTGAGCGTCATCGTGCCGTAACGCGTGAGCGCCATGTGCAGGCCTGCCAGCGTGCCGGGAACGCCCACGGCCAGGTGGCCGACCGTGGTGGAGCCGGGCCGTACTCGCCCCTCGGAGTCGAGGTACATGTCCGGCCTGGCGGCACCGGGCGCCACCTCACGGTAGTCTATGTAGACCGTCTCGCCTGTGCGGGCAAAACGGATGAGAATGAACCCTCCGCCACCCAGCCCCGAGGCATTCGGCTCGGCCACGCCGAGCGCGAACGCGGCGGCCACCGCGGCATCCACCGCGTTGCCGCCCTGCTGGAGAATATCAAGGCCGATCTCGGTGGCGAGCGGCGTGGCCGTGGCCACCATACCGGCACGGCCGGTTGCGATCGGGTTGATCGACTGCGCGACCAGAGGAGACGGCACGGCGAGCACCCCCGCAATAACCAGTATTACCGCCACGGCGAGGACGCCGCGCAGGCACCGCAGATGCGTTCTCATCAACCGTTCACCTCCTGTCGGATTCCCACTCGCCTGTCGTCTACCTGAAGATGCCTACCTGACCACGCCTACCTGACGCGGAAGATCCTGCGGAGCACCGGCTCCAGGTCTGAGAGGCGATCGACGCTCTCCAGTGTGACGCGATGCTGGGAGGTCAGCCGCGTGAACAGCTCATCGGCGTTGCCGTCGGATGCCACGATCACATGCCCACTCCTGGGCACCACCGCCGCTATGAAGCGGTCGGACAGCTCTCCCCGGCGGGCGCTCCCTCCGACGTGCATCGTAAGAACCTTCACGCCGGCCTCCTGCGCCCGCGCCAGCAGCGCCCCCACGCGCGCCAGCTCCTGGTCGGCATCAATCCCGGCCGCTCCCAGGCCCTTCGTGCTTCCGCCGACCGCGATCACCAAGGTCTTGACGCCGCGCATGTCCTCGACGCGGGCCAGTGGCTTCGTGGTCACATCCGACAGACGCAGTCTCTCAAGCAGGATCTTCACTATCTGCAGATCGGCGCTCTGCCCGCCCGAGGTCAGCAACACCGGGGGGTCGGCAGTGAATGCCGGCCCGCCGATTGCCACCGCTGTCACGGTCAGCATCATCGCCGCGGCCATCAGCCCTACCGTAACGGGCAGCGCCCTGCAACAGGCCATCTCTTCCACCTCCCGGGTTGCCTCCAGTGTAGTCGGTAACCGTCCCCCACGACCATCAGGCAATTGCCCTATTACTGGGAGGACCTCCCGCGCGGCCGCGGTGGACGAGCACCAGCAGGCCCCCCAGGAGCACTAGGAGCAGCGCTCCCGATCTCCCGCGGGATGGCCGTTGGAATGGCGCTCCCTGACCTGGTTCCGGCAGCGGCACCGGGTCAACAGGCAGGCCGAATGCCGCCGCGATACCTTCGACATGCAGCAGGTGCAGGACAGGGACCCCCCGCGCGCTCATTCGCCACATCACGCCTGGTTCGCCCCTGCAGGGTGGTAGGGTGCGGTGCACGCCGGGGCGCAGGTTGAGAACTCCCAGGCATGTCCCCATGTTCGCAGCGGCCCCTCCGATGTTGACGAAGGCAGCGATAGGGCCGCCGGATGCGGCGGCGTACGCGGCCATCCGCGCCGCAACCCGGTCGCTCAGCGTCTCGCCGGACAGCAGCGGCACGCCCGAGCGCTCGACGGCCGCGAGCAGTTGCCCGCGCGCGGGTTCCTGGAGGCCGGCGCCGTCGTCATCCTCGCCTCCCGGGGATGCGCCCACCGAGCGCGTGGCCAGACCTGCGCGCACCAGCTCTGCCTCCATGTCGAGCCACGTGAACCCGGGCTCGTTGGCCCCCCAACTGGAGGCTCCCACCGAAGTGATCGTGATGGGCCGGCCGCCCAGGGCCCGCACCGCGGCGAGAGTACCGAGTGCAAGCCCAGGGAAAGAGCCCGAGGCGCCCACAGCGACCGCGCCGCCCTCGCGCACTCCGGCCTCGTGCAGCCAGCGAACCAGCCCGGCAGCCAGGTTGGGATTGGTGCCGGTCCGCTTGGACGTCAGCGAGCCCAACGTTGTGGTTGTGGCGGTCCACTCGACGCCGATCAGCCCTGTGCGGTTGGGATCTGTCCTGGGGTCAACAGCCAGGCCGCGGGCAAGCCGCGCCCGGCGTATCACCGCGGTTCCCTCGGCCATGAGCCTGGCGGCTTCGTGCGTCGTGGTGCCTGACGGGTCAGGTGCCGGAGCAGTCGCCAGGCTCGCACCGCCTGTGGCCAGCGCGAGGCCCAACATCGCGGCCAGCACCGCCGGAGGATGGCGTCTCACCATCAAACCCCCAGTACCCGCACCGCGAGCGCCGCAGCCACAGTTGCCACGGTCAGCATGGCAACGGTCGCCAGGACCCCCTGCCGCTCGAACTCGTTCGCGATGAGGCCAGGAAGCACGTAGCCGATCGTGCCCACCGGCACGGCCAGCGTCGCCGCGGCGGCAGGAGCAGCCGCCTGGAGCGCCCACTTGGCCGCCACGCCCAGCAGCACCATCGCGACGAACCGCCGCCGGCCGTAGAGGATCAGGTGACCGGCCAGCCCCCGGTAGGCGGCGAACGCCACGCCTGCCGCCACGAGCGTTCCGACCATGCGCCACGGCTGGTCGAGCAGAAGGGCCAGGTACGCGGGCGTAATCAGCCCGCCGGCAGAGAGCCCTACCAGCTCCGAAAGGACAAGCGATACGACCAGTCCGACGCCCAGCGCCTCAACCATCTGTCACCACCTCGCCCACTTCAGCCCAGTGCGATAGCAGCGCAGCTCCAGTACCGGCGACATTGCCCATGCCCACCACCAGGAGGGCTCCTGAGGTGCCATCCGAGGCCGCCCGCGTGACGGTGGCCGGTGAGGATCCAGCGTGGACGTGTATGCGCCCGCGCCCCCACCCACGACGCTCCAGGAACCGCGCGGCCGCCATGGCGTGCGGACCGGTGATGACCAGGCGGTCAACCTGGAACTCCCCCGAGAGCAGCGTCCGGCACCACTGCAGTGTGCGCTCGCCCCGGTCGGCCCTGGTGTTCAGGATGCCTGCCACAGGCACGGCGGCCAGGCCGAACTGCCCGCGCACGCGGGCGACCAGACGGCCCGTGGAAATAGGATCGTTGGCTCCGAACGCACCTACCAGCCAGAGGTGGGAACTGCGCCAGACGCGCAGCGCCCCGGGATCAGGCCGCACGCTGCCCATCCCGGCCAGCGCGGTCAAGCGGTCAACGCCCACAATCCGGCAGACCTCCAGGGCGATCGCCACGTTCTCGGGCCACTCAAGGTAGGCGGCCGGCAGCGGGAGACCGGGATCCGGCACCACCGGGCAAACCAGGGTTCCGCGCTCCGCCGCGCACGCCCCCCATGCAGGCGGCACGGAAGGTCCCGGCGTAACCAGCACTCCACCCGCTGGGATAGTCCCCGCAAGCGCCTCCGTGATCTCGTGCAACGATTCACCCATCACGCCTAGGTGATCCTTACCGGCGCCGGTGAGTACGCCAATCGTTGAGCGCATCAACCGCTGCTCGGCAACGCGCTGCAGTTCGGGCCGCACAGCCATGCACTCCACGACCAGCGCGTCTGCGCGCGCGCGTGCCGCAAGCGCGGCCACATGCTGGTACTCGCGTAGCGAAGGCCGCCGGCCTCCGCGGAGGTCAACCTCACCACCGTCGGGCAGTAGGACCCGGGGAGCGGAACCCGTAGTCTTGCCCACAACGCGAAGCCCGCAGACCCGCAGTCCCGCAACGACAAGGCGCACGACACTCGACTTGCCGCGCGTGCCGTTGACGTGGATGCGGTGGGGTATGCTCTCTAGATGGCGCCGGTGGCGCCTGGCCTCAACCACGGCGGCGCCCAGCGCCGCGAGCGCGGGCACCACGCCCAGGAGTTCCATGAGACATGGATTCCGGTGGGCGGAGCCCTCTTCCTCCACCCGGCACTGTGGCGCTGTACTCCCCTGTGGCGCTACAGTAATCGAGGATCTCATAAGGAGTTGATGCGCGATGCTTCCCACCATCTCGATCCTGGGCCTGGGCCTTATGGGCCGGCCGA
The nucleotide sequence above comes from bacterium. Encoded proteins:
- a CDS encoding DUF6305 family protein — protein: MACCRALPVTVGLMAAAMMLTVTAVAIGGPAFTADPPVLLTSGGQSADLQIVKILLERLRLSDVTTKPLARVEDMRGVKTLVIAVGGSTKGLGAAGIDADQELARVGALLARAQEAGVKVLTMHVGGSARRGELSDRFIAAVVPRSGHVIVASDGNADELFTRLTSQHRVTLESVDRLSDLEPVLRRIFRVR
- a CDS encoding TRAP transporter large permease subunit, with the protein product MAVHPTLILAAMAGVFAVAALAFRWPVGLSLALGAVAGTLLGGEGVPIRHLVEGSFGFLDVTIMIASAMIFMKVLQRNGLLETLGRQILDAFRGRPSLLLIALMLFIMFPGMMTGSSSACVFTTGAIAAPVLIAMGIPSERTAAIIAMGALLGMVAPPVNIPAMIIGGGVDMPYVGFTLPLLVLTVPLAVLFVLLLGRRYVTGAGRIPADRLPASHYARLGPRLYLPLLVVGVFMIGPKATRVIPDLGLPLVFLLGAATGLVTGLPVQPVRVAREAVHEALPVMGILMGVGMFIQIMALTGARGAVVIGALALPSALLFGAIAVTMPAFGAVSAFGSASVLGVPFFLALLGRNGIVVGSALSLLASLGDLMPPTALAGIFAAQVVGLPGYFGVLRRCLVPAIIVAAVGIAALVWANPLAKVLGL
- the pgsC gene encoding poly-gamma-glutamate biosynthesis protein PgsC produces the protein MVEALGVGLVVSLVLSELVGLSAGGLITPAYLALLLDQPWRMVGTLVAAGVAFAAYRGLAGHLILYGRRRFVAMVLLGVAAKWALQAAAPAAAATLAVPVGTIGYVLPGLIANEFERQGVLATVAMLTVATVAAALAVRVLGV
- the ggt gene encoding gamma-glutamyltransferase — translated: MRTHLRCLRGVLAVAVILVIAGVLAVPSPLVAQSINPIATGRAGMVATATPLATEIGLDILQQGGNAVDAAVAAAFALGVAEPNASGLGGGGFILIRFARTGETVYIDYREVAPGAARPDMYLDSEGRVRPGSTTVGHLAVGVPGTLAGLHMALTRYGTMTLKQVMTPSIFLAERGYTVTKTLSGMMQDNLEKLNRFPAAAAIYTKGGLPYDPGSRLVLRDLAATYRLIASAGPSVFYEGEIADAIVAEMKRGGGIITKADLAGYRPKMRVPVRSTYRGFEIISSPPPSSGGTHVIQALNILEGYDMAGLGFQTPAALHVTIEALKRSFADRGRYMADPDFVPVPVAGLISKDYAAVLRRTIDLNRASPSVAPGNPEPFGKSANTSHISVVDREGNMVALTQTINYFFGSGVMVPGTGILLNNEMDDFVPTPGSANSVQPGKRPLSSMAPTLVLREGRPFMTVGSPGATRIISALALIIMNIVDYKMDIQSAIEAPRIHAMTRDVFVEGRIPPDVRAALAAMGHPLQLRGPMDLYFGGAQGIVVAPNGVLFGGADPRRDGFAKGFWF
- a CDS encoding succinylglutamate desuccinylase/aspartoacylase family protein, which translates into the protein MTSTRLWAAGLALVSLVLAGTAASAFERMHRREPIIPGSGLTRQSTLAAYEPSLARTSADTEVFFMDGIRPGGVVLVLGGTHPNEPAGLLTAVLLVERARVTSGRLIVVPRANGSGFTHSDPQEGTPQTFEITTPGGPRSFRFGSRNTNPVDQWPDPDVYVHASSGQRLSGAEVRNLNRAFPGRADGTFTERIALAIATLVRQEQVDLVIDLHEASPEYPVINAIVAHERAMPLAAAVLLEMQMAGIQISLEASPATLRGLSTRELGDHTPALAVLMETPNPAQGRIRGRTSAALVVEGRDVVYERAARARRLFVPFDAGGWPIEARVGRHATGVVLFARLLGDARPGRGVAIEGVPEAASLRRDGLGAYLQAPR
- the pgsW gene encoding poly-gamma-glutamate system protein, coding for MRRHPPAVLAAMLGLALATGGASLATAPAPDPSGTTTHEAARLMAEGTAVIRRARLARGLAVDPRTDPNRTGLIGVEWTATTTTLGSLTSKRTGTNPNLAAGLVRWLHEAGVREGGAVAVGASGSFPGLALGTLAAVRALGGRPITITSVGASSWGANEPGFTWLDMEAELVRAGLATRSVGASPGGEDDDGAGLQEPARGQLLAAVERSGVPLLSGETLSDRVAARMAAYAAASGGPIAAFVNIGGAAANMGTCLGVLNLRPGVHRTLPPCRGEPGVMWRMSARGVPVLHLLHVEGIAAAFGLPVDPVPLPEPGQGAPFQRPSRGRSGALLLVLLGGLLVLVHRGRAGGPPSNRAIA
- the pgsB gene encoding poly-gamma-glutamate synthase PgsB, with protein sequence MELLGVVPALAALGAAVVEARRHRRHLESIPHRIHVNGTRGKSSVVRLVVAGLRVCGLRVVGKTTGSAPRVLLPDGGEVDLRGGRRPSLREYQHVAALAARARADALVVECMAVRPELQRVAEQRLMRSTIGVLTGAGKDHLGVMGESLHEITEALAGTIPAGGVLVTPGPSVPPAWGACAAERGTLVCPVVPDPGLPLPAAYLEWPENVAIALEVCRIVGVDRLTALAGMGSVRPDPGALRVWRSSHLWLVGAFGANDPISTGRLVARVRGQFGLAAVPVAGILNTRADRGERTLQWCRTLLSGEFQVDRLVITGPHAMAAARFLERRGWGRGRIHVHAGSSPATVTRAASDGTSGALLVVGMGNVAGTGAALLSHWAEVGEVVTDG